The following are encoded together in the Callithrix jacchus isolate 240 chromosome 19, calJac240_pri, whole genome shotgun sequence genome:
- the RHEX gene encoding regulator of hemoglobinization and erythroid cell expansion protein, with protein sequence MDVNFLGLRPEICVHYQQQQPSGLRPEESMPVYSLKEGPFTQVKALWEQKGMGPFTHVKALREQKGMGPFTQVFLHPSPEEERKHRKKRLVQSPSSSFMDISRRTLPVALLRDEVPGLFLKVPEPQLMSKELVMLTKVMELWHGLVIAAVSLFLQACLLIAFSCLLSRHMAHQSEQILKATRLQVPRPSPVCHHPPAAKEMETQTEMDALMSDPCFRHDSDTSLDSSDGSCSSPPVCQATNHVDYTQVIFSAPGELKDDSALDYENIKEVTDYVNVKPKSHKPSFWNFVNPALSEPVEYSQVAM encoded by the exons ATGGACGTGAATTTCTTGGGCCTGAGACCTGAGATCTGTGTGCActaccagcagcagcagccatcGGGGCTCCGGCCAGAAG AATCTATGCCAGTTTATTCACTCAAGGAGGGCCCCTTCACACAGGTGAAGGCTCTCTGGGAGCAGAAAGGAATGGGTCCCTTCACACACGTGAAGGCTCTCCGGGAGCAGAAAGGAATGGGCCCCTTCACACAG GTTTTCCTTCATCCCTCtccagaagaggagaggaaacaCAGGAAGAAACGCCTGGTGCAGAGCCCCAGTTCCTCTTTCATGGAT ATCTCCAGGAGAACCCTGCCGGTGGCACTGCTGAGAGACGAGGTCCCAGGGTTGTTCCTGAAAGTGCCTGAGCCCCAACTTATGAGCAAGGAGCTGGTCATGCTGACAAA AGTCATGGAGCTCTGGCATGGCTTAGTGATTGCGGCGGTGTCCCTCTTCCTGCAGGCCTGCCTCCTCATCGCCTTCAGCTGCCTGCTCAGCAGGCACATGG CCCACCAGAGTGAACAGATACTAAAAGCGACCAGGCTCCAGgtccccaggcccagccctgtcTGCCATCATCCACCTGCTGCCAAAGAGATGGAGACTCAGACAGAGATGGACGCCCTAATGTCTGATCCCTGTTTCAGGC ATGACAGCGACACATCCTTAGATAGCTCAGATGGTTCCTGCAGTTCGCCTCCCGTCTGCCAG GCCACCAACCACGTGGATTACACACAAGTCATCTTTTCGGCCCCTGGAGAACTAAAAGATGACTCTGCCCTGGACTATGAGAACATAAAGGAAGTCACAGATTATGTCAATGTCAAGCCAAAAAGCCACAAGCCCAGTTTCTGGAATTTTGTCAACCCTGCTCTGTCTGAGCCAGTGGAATACAGTCAAGTGGCCATGTGA